The genome window ATGATGCCGTCCAGACCGCCGTACACCATACTCCCAATGTATTCCGACCCCGCCGAGGCGTGGCGTTCACGGTGATGCATGGCGCGGCGGATGGCTTGCACATCGTGCGCTTTTGCTGAGAGTTCAGGATCACCCTTCAAAAAGCCCTTACGGGCATCTTCCAGCCGTTTGGAAAAACTCATAAGGTTTGCCTCCATCTATCCTGGTCATTTTATCATAGCAGGGTACTTCAGGCATCAGGAAATACATCCACAACCTGATGGTTGCCCCTCAAATGTCGGCTCATGCTATACTGATTGCCATGGAACCACGCAGTCTCATTCACATTCGCCATCTCATAAACACGGTAGGGGCGCGCCCCAGTTGTTCGCCAGCGGTGCGCCATGCCGCAACAGAATGCGCCCGCGTTCTGCAAGCCTGCGGCGCAGTGGAAACGCGCCTGCAGTCCTTCCAGGGCGTCCCCGAAACCTACCTGCCCTTTCTGTGGGCGTTTGGCGCGGCGGCGCTGGGAAGCCTGCTTGCCCTGCTGGGTAGCACGGCAATTTTCTTTGCTTTGGGAGCAGTTCTCAACGCGCTGGGGGTGTGGGCAATGCTGGCGGAGAGCGAGTTTCGCTCTCACTGGGCAACCCCCCTGATCCCGCGCCGGGAAACCGTCAACCTGATTACCCGCTTCGAGCCACTGGAAACACCCCGTCAAACTGTGGTGCTTTGCGCCCATCTGGACACCCACCGCACACCCGTATTTTACTCGACCAATGCCTGGCTGAAAGCCTTTGGCGCGCTGGTCAGCGGGTGCTTCCTCAGCATGGCGCTGGGTGCGCTGGCGTTTACAGTAGCGGCGCTTTTCGGCTGGGCATGGATGCGCTGGCTGGCACTCCCCCTTTTCCTC of Anaerolinea thermophila UNI-1 contains these proteins:
- a CDS encoding M28 family metallopeptidase yields the protein MEPRSLIHIRHLINTVGARPSCSPAVRHAATECARVLQACGAVETRLQSFQGVPETYLPFLWAFGAAALGSLLALLGSTAIFFALGAVLNALGVWAMLAESEFRSHWATPLIPRRETVNLITRFEPLETPRQTVVLCAHLDTHRTPVFYSTNAWLKAFGALVSGCFLSMALGALAFTVAALFGWAWMRWLALPLFLLQSFAAGMMLHALRTPHTPGANDNASGVGVILSTVERLMNQPLRHTRLYALLTDCEETGAWGMRAFLDRHADETGRDALYVILDQVGAGELRVLTRDGLIFKHPTHPQALQWARKAVQAQPVPYKEVIGTAYTDALPATLRGRIALTVCAIPPSGETTSARWHQMSDIPEALEAQALADAEAFTWTLLQVVDEEPE